The DNA sequence TTGCCCAGGGCACCGCCGATCTGCTGGTTGCCATCGCGGGTATCGCGCAAGCGCTGGTTGGCGGCCAGGTCTTTTTCCACAGCCTGGCGGTAACGCCCCAGTGCGTCAGGTGCGCCGCGCCACAGGTCACGGTAGGTCACCCGGCTGCCCGGCTGAATCACCCCGGTGGCTTGCAGGTCGGCGAGGTTCATCATCACCCGCGGAGTCAGGCTGTAGAAGTTGTTGGCGCGGTCCGGCTCGTAGGTCAGCACACGGCTGATGCGCAGGGTTTTCATGCCGACATCGATGCTGGCGCCTACCGGCAGCCCCAACGCCGCCAGCAGGCGCGGTTCGACCCATGCCTCGCCCGGCGCCGGCCCGCCGCCAGGGGTTTCCGTCGCATAGGGTTGTGCGGCGCTGCGCACTTGCCCGCGCAACGGGTAGGCAGCGTCGGCGGCCTTGACGCTGGACAACTGAATGCCGTTGTCGCCACCCACCACGCTGGTGAACTCGACCACCTGGGCATGCTGCAAGCCAAGCGCCTGGCCGGCAGCGAGCTGTTGTTCGCGGGCCGGGGAACTGCCCTGCAGCACCAGGTCGGCGCCGAGGAATTCACTGGCGCGCAGTTGCATGGCGCCGTTGAGGCGTGCGCCGAAATAGCCGATGGCGGTGCTGGCCGCGACGGCCACCAGCAGGGCGAAGAACAGCACGCGCACTTCACTGGCACGAATGTCGCGCAGCAACTGGCGCAGGGCCAGGCCGCACAGGCGGGACAGCGGCATGTGGGTCATCAGGCCTCCACCGGTGCCACCAGGCGGCCCGCGTCCAGGCGGATCTGGCGGCGGCAGCGCCGGGCCAGGCGTTCGTCATGGGTGACCAGCACCAAGGTGGTACCGCGTTCCTTGTTCAGCTCGAACAGCAGGTCGCTGATACGCTCGCCGGTATGGCTGTCGAGGTTGCCGGTCGGCTCGTCGGCGAACAGCACCGCCGGATGGGCGGCAAAGGCACGGGCAATGGCCACCCGCTGTTGTTCACCGCCCGACAGCTGGCGCGGGGTGTGGTTGAGGCGCTTGCCCAGGCCGACCCGTTCGAGCAGCGTGCGGGCTTGTTCCCGGGCATCGCGGCGGCCGTCCAGCTCCAGCGGCAGCATGACGTTTTCCAGGGCGTTGAGGCTGTCGAGCAGCTGGAACGACTGGAACACGAAACCCACATGTTCGGCGCGCACTCGCGCGCGCTGGTCTTCATCCAGCGGCCCCAGGTCGTGGCCGGCGAGGATGACCTTGCCGGCGCTGGGCTGGTCGAGCCCGGCGAGCAGGCCGAGCAGGGTCGACTTGCCCGAACCCGAGGCGCCGACGATGGCCAGGCTGTCGCCCTGGGCCAGGTCGAGGGACAGCGCCTGCAGGATGGTCAGGTCACCTTCCGCGCTGGGGACCACTTTGCTAAGGTTCTGCGCAACGAGAATGCTGGGGCCCATGGAGAATCCGATGCGAGTGTGGTGGTTGAGTGCCGGTCTGGCCCTGTATTGCCTGGCCCAGAGCGCGGCGGCGGGAACGTTGCTGGTTGTCGGCGATAGTATCAGCGCCGGTTTCGGCCTGGATACCCGCCAGGGCTGGGTCTCCTTGTTGCAGACCCGCCTCAGGGACGAAGGTTTCGACGAACAGGTGGTCAACGCCTCGATCAGTGGCGACACCAGTGCAGGTGGCCAGGCGCGGCTGCCGGCGCTGCTTGCAGCGCACAAGCCGAGCCTGGTGGTGCTGGAACTTGGCGGCAATGATGGCCTGCGCGGGCAGCCGACCGCGCAATTGCAACAAAATCTTGCCTCGATGATCGAAAGCGCACGCCAGGCCGGGGCCAAGGTGGTGTTGCTGGGCATGCGCCTGCCACCCAATTACGGCGTGCGCTATACCACGGCCTTCGCCCAGGTGTATGAACAGCTGGCGGCGGAAAAACAGGTCCCGTTGGTGCCGTTTTTCCTCGAAGGGGTAGGCGGCGTGCCGGGCTTGATGCAGGCCGATGGTATCCACCCGGCCCAGGCCGCCCAGCAGCGCCTGCTGGAAAATGCCTGGCCGGCGATAAAACCCTTGCTGTGATGCTTTAAACGGCGCCGGCTTTCGGCTAATGTTGCGCCCCCCGTTTCGAGTGCCCCCGATGCCGCGCCCTGCCTGGTCCTTGTATGCCTACCAACTGATCGAGCCTGATGAGCAGCTCGACCTGTTCGCCTGCCAGGAAATCCGCGTCCATCTGGTGGCCCGCCAGCTGGAACTGGGCGTGCCGGTCGACCGTACCCTGTGCGGTGGCCTGCTGCCGGCGCAACCGCGCTGGTCGGGGGTGCCGCCCTCGATCTACCGCGACGGCCGCCTGTGCGACCTGTGCCGCGCCATCCTGGATGCCCAGCGGCGCGGCATGCGCCCGGTGTGGCCGGAGCTGCAGAGCAGCTGAGCGTGGCGCCTTTCATCATCTGAAACGCTTGCTTGCTGCCAACGCCTCCCGCTTGCGTCAGCACAGGTGTACAATCGATTCTCTTGACCCATCTTTCGAAGGATTTACCGGATGTTGCCGCGCTTTCCTGCCGTCACCCGTAGCCTGTCCCTGGCCGCCCTGCTGGTAGCGGGCCCCGCTGCTGCGCTGGAGCTGCCACTGCCACCGCCCGGTGAAGACATCGTCGGCCAGGTGCATGTGATCAAGGCGAAGTACGAGGACACCTTCGCCGACATAGGCACCGCCAACGACCTCGGCTACCTGGAAATGATCGCTGCCAACCCGGGCGTGGACCCGTGGTTGCCGGGCGCCGGCACCGAAATCATCCTGCCGACCCGCTACATCCTGCCGCCTGGCCCGCGCGAGGGCATCGTCATCAACCTCGCCGAGTACCGTATGTACTACTTCCCGAAAGGGCAGAACGTGGTGCATACCTTCCCGCTGGGCATCGGTCGCGAGGGCTGGGGTTCGCCGATCGCCAACACCAAGATCACCGCCAAGACGCCGAACCCGACCTGGACACCACCAGCGTCGATCCGCGCCGAGCACGCCGCTGACGGCGACATCCTGCCGAGCGTGGTACCGGCTGGCCCGGACAACCCGCTGGGGCCGTTCAAGTTCACCCTGGGCGTGCCGGGTTACCTGATTCATGGTTCGAACAAGAAGTTCGGCATCGGCATGCGTACCAGCCATGGTTGCTTCCGCATGCTCAACAACAATGTGCTGGAACTGTCGAAGATGGTGCCGGTGGGTACACCGGTACGCATCATCAATGAGCCTTACAAGTTCGGTATCAGTGGCGGCAAGGTCTATCTGGAGGCGCACACGCCGCTGGACGACCAGGGTAACCCGTCGGTGGTCGATAAACACACCGCTGTGATCAATGCCTTGCTCAAGCGTGAAGACTTGGCCAACAACCTGCGCATGAACTGGGATATGGTGCGCGATGTGGTGGCTGCCGAAGATGGCATGCCGGTGGAAATTGCCGTGCCCACCCAGGGCCAGGCTGGCGCGCCGATGGTCTCGAGCATTCCCGCCGAACTGCAATAGGGTAAATTGCGACACACCCGGGCCTGCCTTAGTGCAGGCCTTTTCGTTTCCGCCTGGCACGTTTGCCTGGTGCGCAGGCAATAAAAAAGCCGACCCACAAGTGGGTCGGCTCCATAACAATCCGTGAGGATTATTACTTGCGGCTGGCTTTGTCCAGCATACGCAGAGCGCGCTCGTTGGCTTCGTCAGCGGTCTGCTGAGCCTTCTGAGCGGCTGCCAGTGCGTCGTCAGCCTTACGGTAGGCTTCGTCAGCACGAGCTTGAGCGCGAGCTGCTGCGTCTTCAGTCGCAGTCAGACGAGCTTCGGTTTCTTTGGATACGCTGCTGCAACCGGTAGCCAGAACTGCGGCCAGAGCCAGAGCAGAGAATTTCAGAACGTTGTTCATCGTGTTCCCCTTCAAGGACTTTCTATTAAATAGCCATCTCTCGGAAAAGAGAAACTGGCCGGCGTACATAGTACCCATTACTTGTAGTAAGTAAACTGACTAAGCGCAAGAACTGCAAAAAAAATGTTGCTTGACGCCGTCCTGACAAGATTCGCGGCAGGCACTGAGTAAAAAACGCGCAGGGCGCGCAAGCGTTTGTACTACGGTAACTTTTTTGCTGAACTAACGGTGACTTTAACTGTCCTTCAGCGTCTTAAGCCCTAGTACATCCGGTGGCTTGCCGGCATGCGGCCAAGAGTCGCTGTGGCTGAAATTTCGCCATTTTTAACCGCCACCACCTTGAGCAATCCCGCTCGCGGCGCCTACTATCTTGTGAGTGCCAGAGGATCCGAACGATTGCAATCGTCCAGTGGTCGAAGGGGCAACAGGTGGCGTAGAGCATTCTGTGCCGGATAAACCACCATCGGTTAAGGTATGGGTCTGCCGAGAAGACCTGCGAGGAGTAGTGATGAGCGAAGCGCTGACCATCCACCATGACCAGGCCGGTCATCAGTTCGAGACCAACGTGGACGGTCATCGTGCCTATCTGACGTACATGGATCTGGGCAAGCAGACGCTGGACATCTATCGCACCTTCGTGCCCAACGCCCTGCGCGGTCGCGGTATTGCAGCCGCCCTGACTGAACGGGCCCTGGAATATGCCGAACAGATGGGCTACACGGTGATTCCGTCCTGCTCGTATGTGGAGCGCTACATGGAGCGCCAACAGCGGCATTCCAGCAAGGTCTGATTCTGTAAAAAAGACGGGGCCGCTTCACGCCCCATCACCGGGTTGCCGGCGATGGGGCGTGAAGCGGCCCCGTCTTTGTGTATCAGCCGCGCTTACGCTGCGGCAGCACATCCTTCAGCTTGGCGCGCATGCTGCGCAGAGCCTTCTCGGTAGCCGTCCAGTCGATGCAGGCATCGGTGATCGATACACCATACTGCAGCTCGTCCAGGTTCTTGGGAATCGACTGGCAACCCCAATTCAGGTGGCTCTCTACCATCAGGCCGATGATCGACTGGTTGCCTTCGAGGATCTGATTGGCAACGTTTTCCATCACCAGCGGTTGCAGGGCCGGGTCCTTGTTGGAGTTGGCGTGGCTGCAGTCGACCATGATGTTGGCCTTGATCCTGGCCTTGGCCAGGTCCTGCTCGCACAGGGCCACGCTGACCGAGTCGTAGTTCGGCTTGCCGTTGCCGCCGCGCAGCACCACGTGACCGTACGGGTTGCCCTTGGTGGTGACGATCGACACGCCGCCTTCCTGGTTGATGCCGAGGAAGCGGTGCGGCTTGGACACCGACTGCAAGGCATTGATGGCAACGGTCAGGCCGCCATCGGTGCCGTTCTTGAAGCCGACCGCCGAAGACAGGCCCGAGGCCATCTCGCGGTGGGTCTGCGATTCGGTGGTGCGGGCACCGATCGCCGACCAGCTGATCAGGTCCTGCAGGTATTGCGGGGAGATCGGGTCGAGCGCTTCGGTGGCGGTCGGCAGGCCCATTTCGGCCAGGTCCAGCAGCAGTTTGCGGCCGATGTGCAGGCCATCCTGGATCTTGAACGAGTCATCCAGGTACGGGTCGTTGATCAGGCCTTTCCAGCCGACGGTGGTGCGCGGTTTTTCGAAATAAACGCGCATGACCAGGTACAGCGTGTCGGACACCTCCTCGGCCAGTAGCTTGAGGCGTTCGGCGTACTCGTGGGCCGCCTTGATGTCGTGGATGGAGCAAGGGCCGACCACGACGAACAGGCGATGGTCCTTGCCGTCGAGAATATTGCGCACCACTTCACGGCCGGCAGTCACGGTCTGCAGGGCCTTGGCGCTGAGGGGGATTTCCTTCTTCAGCTGATCGGGGGTGATCAGCGTCTCGTTGGAGGCAACGTTCAAGTCATCGATCGGTAAATCAGCCATCGTGTTACTCGTCAGGTCACGGTGCCGGCCGCCAACTATCCCCGTGCGGCCCAGCAGCAAGAATAATCGCAGCGGGGAGCCGAACCTTAGCGCGTTACAGGTGGCGCGACAATGGGCTGGGCCCCGTCCGTGTGGGGTTTTTCCGAGATGGCGGGTGTTTGCCGCAAACAGGCTGCCCAGCGCTGCGCAACCTGTGTAAAAAGAAGCCTGACTTTTATCGGGAGATCGGCATGCATTCGTATACCCCACGTATCGGCATTATCGGCAGTGGCGCCATCGGCGGCTTCTATGGGTTGATGCTGGCCCGGGCCGGCTGTGATGTGCATTTTCTGTTGCGCAGCGAGTACGACGTTGTCCGTGAGCGTGGGGTGACCCTGGAGAGTGCCGTGCACGGCACCCTGCAGATCAACGTGCAGGCCTATGCCAGTGCCGCCGACATGCCGCCGTGCGACTGGCTGCTGGTGGGGGCCAAGGCTACCAGCAATGACCAGTTGGCGCCGTTGATCGTGCAGGCCGCGGCCCCTGGCGCCAAGGTTGTGCTGCTGCAGAACGGCCTGGGCGTGGAAGAGCAGCTGCGGCCGGCGTTGCGCAATGACATGCACCTGCTTGGCGGCCTGTGTTTCATCTGCGTCAACCGCCAGGCGCCCGGCGTGATCCGTCACCAGGCGCTTGGCGCGGTCAACCTTGGCTATCACAGTGGCCCGGCCAGTGATGGCGGTGCCGCGCTGGTCGAGGAAGGCGCGGCGCTGTTCCGCGCTGCGGGCATCGATTCGCAGGCCATGCCCGACCTGGCCCAGGCGCGCTGGCAGAAGCTGGTCTGGAACGTGCCGTATAACGGCCTGTCGGTGCTGCTTGCTGCCAGCACCACGGCGCTGATGAGCGACAGCCACAGCCGTGCCCTGATCCAGGCGTTGATGGGCGAGGTGGTGCAGGGCGCTGCGGCATGTGGCCATGTGTTGCCCGCGGGCTATGCCGAGCACCTGTTGCAGGTGACCGAGCGTATGCCCGATTACTGGCCCAGCATGTACCACGACCACGTGCACAAGCGCCGGCTGGAGTTGCAGGCCATCTATGCCGAGCCATTGGCCCAGGCCCGTGCCGCAGGCTGCCGCTTGCCGCGCATGGAAATGCTGTACCAGGCGCTGGCCTTCATCGACCGCAGCGGGCAGGCCGGCTAAGGCGCTGCGGGCCGGGCTGGCAGTGCGCCGGACGGCAAGGCATGCCTGCGGGGCGCTGCTAAGCTGAAGCTTGCTCTGCCGTAGCGGCAGTCGAGGAGGTCGAATGATCCGCGCCATGCTGTACGCCACTGACCTCGGTGTCTACGCCCCTTTTGTCATGCAGCACGCACTGGCGCTGGCGCGTACCTTCGGTGCCGAGTTGTATGTGATCCATGCGGTGGAACCGATGGGGCAGTTCGCCGAATCGCTGCTGCAAAGCTACCTCGATGAGCAGACGCTCGACCAACTGCACAGCCAGGGGGTGAACACGGTAATGGCTAACATCGAGCAGCGTGTGCTGGAGAATTTTCGCGACGAGCTGGGCGAAGCGGCCGACCTGGCGCTGATCAAGGCGGTGCGGGTACGCCAGGGCGACCCGGCGCAGGTGATCCTCGACCAGGCGCAGCGGCTGAGTGTCGACCTGCTGATTTTCGGTAGCCACAGTGCCGGTGCGGGCGTGGACGTGCCCTTGGGGCGTACGGCGGTGCGGCTGCTGCAACTGTCGCCGGTGCCGGTGTACATGGTGCCATTGGCGCAGCATTTGGGGCGTAGGAAAGCATGAAGGTGGCCGTAGGCCATTTCCCGGGGTATGTAACAAAATAGTTCTAGATTTATTTCCAGAACCACTAATATAGTTATATATCGACGCTGCCTGCTGCCGCGGACTCATTGCTGAACCGAGGGGAACCTATGAAGCTTCAACAATTGCGCTACATCTGGGAAGTGGCGCACCATGACCTCAACGTCTCCGCGACGGCGCAGAGCCTGTATACCTCCCAGCCGGGTATCAGCAAGCAGATCCGCCTGCTCGAGGATGAGCTGGGTGTTGAAGTCTTTGCCCGCAGCGGCAAGCACCTGACCCGTGTCACCCCGGCCGGTGAGCGCATCATCAATACGGCCGGCGAGATCCTGCGCAAGGTCGAAAGCATCAAGCAGATAGCCCAGGAATTTTCCAACGAGAAAAAGGGCACGCTGTCCATCGCCACCACCCATACCCAGGCGCGTTATGCCTTGCCGCCGGTGATCAGCAGCTTCATCAAGCAGTATCCGGAAGTGTCCCTGCACATGCACCAGGGTTCGCCCATGCAGATTGCCGAGATGGCTGCCGACGGCACGGTTGACTTCGCCATCGCCACCGAGGCGCTGGAGCTGTTCGGCGACCTGATCATGATGCCGTGCTACAAGTGGAACCGTTGCGTGGTGGTGCCGCAGGGGCACCCGTTGGCGAAATTGCCCAAACTCACCCTGGAAGCCGTCGCTGAATACCCGATCGTGACCTATGTGTTCGGTTTTACCGGGCGTTCGAAGCTGGACGAGGCCTTCAACCACCGTGGCCTGACGCCGAAAGTGGTGTTCACTGCGGCGGATGCCGACGTGATCAAGACTTATGTGCGGCTGGGGCTGGGCGTGGGTATCGTCGCCGGCATGGCGGTGGACGCCAAGCTGGACAGTGACCTGGTGGCCCTCGATGCCAGCGAGCTGTTCGAAGCCAGCGTCACCAAGATCGGCTTCCGCCGTGGCACCTTCCTGCGTGGCTTCATGTGCGACTTTATCGAGAAGTTCGCCCCGCACCTGACCCGTGAAGTGATGGCCAAGGCCATCCAGTGCCATAACAAGCAGGAACTGGAAGAGCTGTTCGAAGGTGTCGAACTGCCAGTGCACTGATTCGAGGCTGTCGGGGCCGCTTTGCGCCCCATCGCGACACAAGGCCGCTCCTACAGGGGCATGCGATAACCTGTAGAGGCGGCCTTGGGTCGCGATGGGGCGCGAAGCGGCCCCGGCACTTTCACGCCTTGGTAATCAGGTTGCCTGCGTGTAACCCGCATTCCTTCTGGGTCGACTCCTCCCACCACCAGCGCCCCTCGCGCTCATGCTGGTTCGGCAGCACCGGCCGGGTGCAGGGTTCGCAGCCGATGCTGATGAAGCCGCGCTCATGCAAGCTGTTGTAAGGCAGTTCGAGCATGCGGATATAACCCCATACCTCTTCGCTGGTCATCTGCGCCAGCGGGTTGAACTTGTACAAGGTGCGCTCGGGGGTAGAGAAGGCGCTGTCGATTTCCAGTGCCGCTACCTGGCTGCGGGTGCCCGGGCTCTGGTCGCGCCGCTGGCCGGTGGCCCAGGCGCTCACGGTCGCCAGCTTGCGCCGCAGCGGCTCTATCTTGCGGATGCCGCAGCACTCGCCGTGGCCGTCCTTGTAGAAGCTGAACAGGCCCTTTTCCTTGACGAACGGGTCGAGCTTGGCGCGGTCGGGGCTGAGGATTTCGATCGGCAGGTTGTACTGCTCGCGCACCTGGTCGATGAACCGGTAGGTCTCCGGGTGCAGGCGGCCGGTGTCGAGGCTGAACACCTTGACCTGTTTGTTCAGCTTCCAGGCCATGTCGACCAGCACCACGTCCTCGGCGCCGCTGAAGGAAATCCACAGGTCATCGCCGAAGTGCTCGAAGGCGAGCTTGAGGATGTCCTGCGGGGACTTGTTGGCGTAGGTCGCGGCCAGGGCGGCGACGTCGAAGGGTTGGCTCATCAGGCGGTTTCCATCTTGGCTGTGGCGCTGTGCGCTCGTAATGGGCTGATGGTAACAAAAAATGGCGGGGTAGACGCCGGTCACAAGCCTTGCAGCGTCTCCATCAACACCCGCACCTTGGCAATCGATTCCTCATATTCTGCCTGCCACTCGGAATCGGCCACCACGGCACCGCCGCCCCAGCAGCAGACCTGCCCACGCTTGACCAGCAGGCTGCGAATGGCGATCGAGCTGTCCATCTCGCCACGCACGTCCAGGTAAAGCAGTGACCCGCAGTACAGCGTGCGGCGCGTCGGCTCCAGCTCGTCGATGATCTGCATGGCGCGGATCTTCGGGGCGCCGGTGATCGAGCCACCGGGGAAGCTGTCGCCGATCAGGTCCAGAGCGTCCTTGTTGCTGGCTAGCCGACCGGTGATGCTGCTGACCAGATGATGCACGTTGGGGTAGCTCTCCAGGCTGAACAGTTCCGGCACTTTCACCGAGCCGATTTCGCAGGTGCGCCCCAAGTCGTTGCGCAGCAGGTCGACGATCATCAGGTTTTCCGAGCGGTCCTTGGCGCTGTGCCGCAGCTGCTCGGCATTGTGCGCATCTTCGACGGGGTTGCTGGCGCGCGGGCGAGTGCCCTTGATCGGTCGGGTTTCCACCTGGCGCTGGCTGACGCGGATGAAGCGCTCGGGCGAAAAACTCAGCAAGGCGCTGCCGTCGGCCAGCTGCTGGTAGCCGGAGAACGGCGTTGGGCAGGCTTTGCGCAAGGCCTGGTAGGCGTGCCACGGGTCGCCCTGGCAGGGCGCGCGGAAGCGCTGGGTGAGGTTGATCTGGTAGCAGTCGCCCGCCTGGATGTAGCACTGCACCTGGTCGAACGCCGCCTTGTACTGTGCGGGCTGAAGGTCGCCGGCCATCGGTGCCAGCAGCTCGAAGCGGCCGTTTGCACTGTTGTCGGTGCCTTCGAACAGGCTGATCAGGCGTTCGCGTTCCTGGCTGGCCAGGCTCGGATGAAAGACCAGCTGGCTGGTCGCGCACTGGTGGTCGCTGACCAGCGCCCAGGCATACAGGCCCAGTTGCGCATCTGGCAGGCCGAGGTCGTCAACGGCCAGGCTGGGCAACTGTTCCAGGCGCCGACCGAAGTCATAGCTCAGGTAACCGATCAGGCCACCAGCGAACGGCAGCTCGCTGCCCTCGGGCAGCTGGGCATGGCCCAGTTGCGCCAGGCCCGTGCGCAGGCGCTGGAGGAAGGCGCGGCCATCTTCGCCAGGTTGCGCCTGCAACTGTTGCACCGGCCAGGCGCTGAGCAGGTCGAAGCGGCCGCGCTCGGCGCCGGGGCGGGCGCTGTCGAGCAGGATCGCACCGGGTGCCTGGCGCAGGCGGGCGAAATAGGCGGCAGGGTCGGGCTGGTAGGGCAGGGGATGGAGCGTACAGGTCGGCATCAATGTGGACGGCGATGTAAAAGCGAGGAGGGCGATTGTAGTCCTGTGTAGGAAATGCGCCTAGCTTTGTGGCGACATTCAAACACCAGGTTTCGCCCTTGGGGCCGCTTTGCGGCCCTATCGCGACACAAGGCCGCTCCTGCAAGGGAGCGCGCCAGCTGCATGGGGCGATGTCTCCTGCAGGAGCGGCCTTGTGTCGCGATGGGCTGCGCAGCAGCCCCGACGATTTCAGCGCGGATGCACGTGGCCGAACAGCCCTTGCGATACCCGCACCCGCTGTTCGGCATCCTCGGTGATGCCATCCTTGGCCAGCGCCTCCAGGTGGGCCTCGATGGCATGGGTGCGCTGGGTCAGCCCGCAGTCGTTGGCAATCTGGATGTTCAGGCCCGGGCGGGCGTTGAGTTCCAGGATCAGCGGCCCCTTGTCCTGGTCCAGGACCATGTCGACACCGATGTAGCCCAGGCCACACAGCTCGTAGCAGCCGGCGGCCAGCTTCATGAAGCCGTCCCAGTTCGGCAACTGCACGCCGTCGACCGCGTTGGTGGTGTCCGGGTGCTTGCTGATGATGTTGTTCAGCCAGGTGCCGCGCAGGGTCACCCCAGTGGCCAGGTCGACGCCCACGCCGATGGCGCCCTGGTGCAGGTTGGCCTTGCCGCCGGACTGGCGGGTCGGCAGGCGCAGCATGGCCATTACCGGGTAACCCATCAGCACGATGATGCGGATGTCCGGTACACCTTCGTAGCTGATGCTCTTGAAGATCTGGTCGGGGGTTACCCGGTATTCGATCAGCGCGCGGTCACGGTGGCCACCCAGCGAGTACAGGCCGGTGAGGATGCTGGAAATCTGGTGCTCGATTTCCTCATGGCTGATGATCTTGCCCGACACCGTGCGGTAGCGGTCCTCGAAGCGATCGGCGATCACCAGGATGCCGTCACCGCCGGCGCCCTGCGCCGGCTTGATGACGAAATCGCTGCGCCCGCCAATGATCTGGTCGAGCTTGTCGATTTCCTTTTCGGTTTCGATGATGCCGTACATCTCCGGCACATGGATGCCGGCCGCCAGGGCACGCTCCTTGGTGATGATCTTGTCGTCGACGATCGGGTACAGGTGGCGCTTGTTGTACTTCAACACGTAGTCCGCGTTGCGCCGATTGATACCCATGATGCCCCGGGCCTCCAGGGCTTTCCACGTCTTGATCAGGCCAAACATCAGGCGTCAGCCTTCTTCAGGAATGCCTTGAAGCGCACGAGCTCGGTCAGGCGGTAGCCGCGGTAGCGGCCCATCGCCAGCATGAAGCCCACCAGGATCAGCAGCACCGCCGGGAAGGTGAACACGAAGTACACCAGCTCCGGCACCATCATCAGCAGGTGTGCCAAAGACGCAGCGAACAGGGTGCCGATGGCCACTTTCATGGCATGGCCGCCGCCACGCTCTTCCCAGGTGATGGACAGGCGTTCGATGGTCATGGTCAGGATCACCATCGGGAACAGCGCCACCGACAACCCGCGCTCAAGGCCCAGCTTGTGGCTGAACAGGCTGATGGCGGCAATCAGCACCACGACGAAGGTCAGCACCACCGACAGGCGTGGCAGCATCTGCAGCTTGAGGTGCTCCAGGTACGAGCGCAGCGACAGGCCCAGGGCGGTGATCACCGTGAACAGCACGATACCGAAGCCCAGCTGGGTTTCGCGGAAGGCCAGGGCAATCAGTACCGGGGTGAAGGTACCCAGGGTCTGCAGACCGACCAGGTTGCGCAGCACCAGGATCACCAGCACGCCGATCGGGATCATCACCATGATCATGAAGGTTTGCTGGGTTTGCAGCGGCAGGCCGTACAGCGAGTACTCGAGGAAGTCGGCGTCGGTATTTTCGTCGGTCAGCTTGGCCAGGCGGATGGCGTTCATCTCGCTGTTGTTCATGCTGAAGGTGACGTTGGCCTTCTTGCCGCCATCGACGGTGATCAGGTTGTCGTCACCGGTCCACCACAGCAGGCGGTCGCTGGGCAGGCCCTGCTCGCCGGTGTCCGGGTTGAAGTACAGCCAGTCGGTACCGTTGAAGCT is a window from the Pseudomonas anuradhapurensis genome containing:
- the pabB gene encoding aminodeoxychorismate synthase component I gives rise to the protein MPTCTLHPLPYQPDPAAYFARLRQAPGAILLDSARPGAERGRFDLLSAWPVQQLQAQPGEDGRAFLQRLRTGLAQLGHAQLPEGSELPFAGGLIGYLSYDFGRRLEQLPSLAVDDLGLPDAQLGLYAWALVSDHQCATSQLVFHPSLASQERERLISLFEGTDNSANGRFELLAPMAGDLQPAQYKAAFDQVQCYIQAGDCYQINLTQRFRAPCQGDPWHAYQALRKACPTPFSGYQQLADGSALLSFSPERFIRVSQRQVETRPIKGTRPRASNPVEDAHNAEQLRHSAKDRSENLMIVDLLRNDLGRTCEIGSVKVPELFSLESYPNVHHLVSSITGRLASNKDALDLIGDSFPGGSITGAPKIRAMQIIDELEPTRRTLYCGSLLYLDVRGEMDSSIAIRSLLVKRGQVCCWGGGAVVADSEWQAEYEESIAKVRVLMETLQGL
- a CDS encoding inactive transglutaminase family protein, which gives rise to MRSLTLHLKVLITVLVLLGVAVTAYQIFVLGIPVTEDETDDLWNIDAKVEFVASTKDPVKVQMFVPPLNRDYVSLNESFISNNYGVSVNRADGNRKVTWSARRASGNQTLYYRLVLTKRYSKEKATVKGPTFRDSLAVEGPEKIAAEALMAPIRQHSADVETFVSETIKRVNNLNDDNVKLLLAGDTTAMKKAQVIDLLLSIAHVPMEKVHTIRLVADTPQTPELWLRSFNGTDWLYFNPDTGEQGLPSDRLLWWTGDDNLITVDGGKKANVTFSMNNSEMNAIRLAKLTDENTDADFLEYSLYGLPLQTQQTFMIMVMIPIGVLVILVLRNLVGLQTLGTFTPVLIALAFRETQLGFGIVLFTVITALGLSLRSYLEHLKLQMLPRLSVVLTFVVVLIAAISLFSHKLGLERGLSVALFPMVILTMTIERLSITWEERGGGHAMKVAIGTLFAASLAHLLMMVPELVYFVFTFPAVLLILVGFMLAMGRYRGYRLTELVRFKAFLKKADA
- a CDS encoding alpha-L-glutamate ligase-like protein — protein: MFGLIKTWKALEARGIMGINRRNADYVLKYNKRHLYPIVDDKIITKERALAAGIHVPEMYGIIETEKEIDKLDQIIGGRSDFVIKPAQGAGGDGILVIADRFEDRYRTVSGKIISHEEIEHQISSILTGLYSLGGHRDRALIEYRVTPDQIFKSISYEGVPDIRIIVLMGYPVMAMLRLPTRQSGGKANLHQGAIGVGVDLATGVTLRGTWLNNIISKHPDTTNAVDGVQLPNWDGFMKLAAGCYELCGLGYIGVDMVLDQDKGPLILELNARPGLNIQIANDCGLTQRTHAIEAHLEALAKDGITEDAEQRVRVSQGLFGHVHPR